The Deltaproteobacteria bacterium DNA segment GACCAAAAACTAAAATATAAATTAAGCCTGCGACTACTGGTGAAACCGCAAATGGCAAGTCAATAAATGTAACCAAAATAGTTTTGCCAAAAAAATCATGTTTAGTAACCGCCCAAGCTGCGGCAATACCAAAAATTGCATTGGTGGGTACCGCAATAAAAGTAACTAGCAATGACAATTTTATAGCACTGAAGGTTTCTTTATCTGCAATAGCATCTAAATAACCATCTATGCCTTGAGCAAATGCCTCATGTAATAGCGCAATTAAAGGAGCTAAAATAAAAATAGCGACAAAAATACAAGCTATGACAATTAGCACATATCGTAAAAATATGGGGGTTTGTTTGTGCTGAGATGGTGTTTTTGCTAATTTGAGCAAAGCACTCATGTTATACACTGTCCCCATTTATCGTATTTTGCGAATTTGGCGTCATCATGCTGCGATTTTGCCAACGCGATAATGCATTTAGCAACAATAAAATTAGTAATGAGATAAAAAGCATTGCTATAGCCAATATCATTGCACCAGCATAATCATATTGCTCAAGTTTGGTGACAATTAACAATGGAATAACTTCTGTTCGCAAAGGTAAATTACCTGAAATAAAAACTACCGAACCATATTCACCCAGCCCCCGCGCAAAAGCTAGGGTGAAGCCAGTAGCTAATGCTGGAGTTAGTTCAGGTAAAATGATGCGACGAAAAATACAAAAACGATTTGCCCCTAATATGGCGGCAGCTTCTTCGACATCAGAATTTAGATCTTGAATAATTGGCTGAACCGTACGCACTACAAAAGGTAATCCAACAAAAATTAACGCTACCAAAACGCCCAATGGGGTATAGGCAACTTTTATACCTAATTTTGCAAGCTCTGCACCAAATATTCCATTCTGGCCATAAACCGCAGTTAGCGCTATGCCAGCTACAGCAGTTGGCAGAGCAAAAGGTAAATCGATAACCGCATCAAAAATTTTCCGCCCAAAAAAATCATAGCGCACCAAAACCCAAGCCACTATCAAACCAAAAACTACGTTTATCGCTGCGGCAAATGCGGCTGTTGATAACGATAACGATAGCGCAGCACGTACTCGCACATCACCAAGCGTATTAAAAAGGTCGGCAAATGATAAAGAAGCACTTTTCCATCCCAAGGCTGTAAGTGGCATCACAACAATAACACTAAGCCATAGCATGCTATAGCCAAGCGAAAGCCCTTTGCCAGGTAAACGCATTTGCTGCATTGCTAGTTTCGGTTTAAATATCGCTCTAATAGTATGTCGTAAAACCATCATATATTTACTAACGACGCGGTTTATATATTTCGTCAAAAACACCACCATCATCAAAATGGCGATGTTGTGCTACTGCCCAGCCACCAAAGTCTGAAATCCTCACTAAACGTATTTTTGCAAATTGTTTTTCAAAAATTTTAGCGACCAATGGCCTGGTTGGTCGATAGTAATGCTCAGCAGCTAGAATTTGCCCTTTTTCAGTGAATAGATATTCAAGATAAGCTTCGGCGATTTTACGCGTTCCATGAGCATCTACCATTTTGTCAATTAATGCCACTGGAGGTTCAGCAAGAATGCTTAGTGATGGCATAACTATCTCTACTTCATCTTCAAATTTATGCTTTGCTAAAAATGCCTCATTCTCCCAAGTTATTAAAACATCACCAATTTTACGATTAATGAAAGTCATCGTTGAACCGCGCGCACCAGAATCAAGCACCGGCACATTTAAAAAAAGTAAAGTAATAAAAGCTTTAGCTCTGGCTTCATCATTACCACCTGCGGCTAAACCATATGCCCAAGCAGCAAGATAGTTCCAACGTGCTCCGCCTGATGTCTTAGGATTTGGCGTAATAACCGTAACATCGGGACGAGCTAGATCGGGCCAGTCACGAATGTTTTTGGGATTACCCTTGCGAGTTAAAAAAACAATTGTGGATGTATAAGGACAACTATTATGTGGAAGTCGACTTTGCCAGTTAGTTGGTAAAAGACCGCTACGTTTAGCAATAGCATCAATATCATAAGCTAATGCTAAAGTTACTACATCAGCCTCTAAACCATCGATTACAGCACGAGCTTGCTTACCTGAGCCGCCATGAGACTGATTTATGTTAATTGTCTGGCCAGTTTTTGATTTCCAATGGTCTTTAAAAGCTTTGTTGAATTCAACATATAATTCGCGCGTGGGATCATATGACACATTTAATATATCTTCAGCATTGGCAATATTTGCCCCTAATGTGATTATCACAATAAAAAGTAGTTTACCAAACATGTTCTAATAACCCTGTTCAACAATTAGTGTAATAATAGCGGCTTACCATCTATATTGTTTTTTTAGCAAACCAATTATCATCTTTGACGACGAATGTATTCTATCATTTTTGCTTCATTATTAAGCATATTACATGGGACATCACTTAATCTTTGAAATGCATAAGTACTCTTGGGACGAGTAGCTGGCAGCGGCTCTCCTGGCATAACTGGCAACAAAAGATCTAAACTGACTACGTCACTCTTATCGTAAGTTTCTAATAAACGCACTCTTTCACGACCAGATTGATACATTCCTGAAATATCAGTACGAACAAAACAACTATGACCGCCTAAATTTACAATAACGCTGGTGCCATCTTTAAGTTCAAAATTATAGGTTATCTCTTTGCCATCGCGACGTTCAACAATACGATAAGTACCAGCAACTGCATCTTTGATACGTGCACCGCTATGTCC contains these protein-coding regions:
- the cysT gene encoding sulfate ABC transporter permease subunit CysT, translating into MQQMRLPGKGLSLGYSMLWLSVIVVMPLTALGWKSASLSFADLFNTLGDVRVRAALSLSLSTAAFAAAINVVFGLIVAWVLVRYDFFGRKIFDAVIDLPFALPTAVAGIALTAVYGQNGIFGAELAKLGIKVAYTPLGVLVALIFVGLPFVVRTVQPIIQDLNSDVEEAAAILGANRFCIFRRIILPELTPALATGFTLAFARGLGEYGSVVFISGNLPLRTEVIPLLIVTKLEQYDYAGAMILAIAMLFISLLILLLLNALSRWQNRSMMTPNSQNTINGDSV
- a CDS encoding sulfate ABC transporter substrate-binding protein, with product MFGKLLFIVIITLGANIANAEDILNVSYDPTRELYVEFNKAFKDHWKSKTGQTININQSHGGSGKQARAVIDGLEADVVTLALAYDIDAIAKRSGLLPTNWQSRLPHNSCPYTSTIVFLTRKGNPKNIRDWPDLARPDVTVITPNPKTSGGARWNYLAAWAYGLAAGGNDEARAKAFITLLFLNVPVLDSGARGSTMTFINRKIGDVLITWENEAFLAKHKFEDEVEIVMPSLSILAEPPVALIDKMVDAHGTRKIAEAYLEYLFTEKGQILAAEHYYRPTRPLVAKIFEKQFAKIRLVRISDFGGWAVAQHRHFDDGGVFDEIYKPRR